The Plasmodium vivax chromosome 13, whole genome shotgun sequence nucleotide sequence CTACGGGAGCTTCGTCGATTACAAGTTTAGGAAGTACGCCCTTCAGTAGAAGGAGGTTCTCCCCGTTGGCCATTCGCTTTGCTTTCATCCGTTACGCGCACAGAAGGGGACCCCTCTTCCCAAAGATAAGTTTTGCTTGGTTATCATCCGAGTGGAAGCGAAGCAGCGTTGTTATGTCTTATGTGTTACGTGTTACGTgctatgtgtttttttttttttttttttttttacgctccTCCAACTGAACAGTGGAAGGACGGCCATTTGGAAGGGGAAACCCGAGTGTACATacaacactttttttttttttttttttcccccacgtggGAAGATCAAACCATTACATACAAACTAATATACCCATTTGCATATTTGAACCCTTTCACAACAACACTGCGGGAGAGCAGCCCCAACGCGCACTCGTCTGGACGTCACCACGAGGAAGGACCGTCAGCCCGTCAATAGACACATTTCTTCGTCTtgacacatttttgcttcctcacCTTTGTTGCCCATTCCACTGTGTGTACATTACCGTGTatgccaaaatgaaaaacaacaaaagtagggggggaaataaaaagaaagtcGAAAGGGCAAAGGGCGGGGGTATTATCCCTGGGAATTTGGACTCCCCAAAAATTGcccttcaaaatgggggtgcTATAGACGAGCAGAAAGGGGAAGCCAGAGAAGGCACCCATGTGGAGGTAACGCAACAGGAAGACCAAAACAAACCTAGCGATGGTCATCAAACTGCagatgaaaattttgaagggGATAAAATGATAAGCGCCAGCCCGTCCTCCGTGTGCGCACCTGTGCAGGTGCCCCCCTCGGGGAAGAAGGTGGAATgccccaaaaaggaaagcaacaGGAAGAAGGCACAGAAAGGGAGGGCGGTCGTCAAAAAGGGCGCCGCTTCCCATGCCGTTTCTGTTGCCGCTGCCCCTGCCTCTGCCGCGGGTGATATGAAcatggagaaggaaaaacaaagcgGCAACaacaaaaagaggaacaaacCGAGCAGTGGGAAAAACTCCAAAAAGGGTGAACAGAAGGTCACCCCCGGGGAAgacagcaaaaagggggtggaagAAAAGACGAAAGGGGAGATTGCATACGAAGGGACTACCCCCATTAACGAACAACCCGTAATAGGCAGCGACTTAGAGCAAAGTAACGCAGAAAGAGAAGCCGCAATCATCTCACCTGATCATCAAATGTTGGAGAGCGAGgcaggtaaaaattgtgagGACCCCCACGTGGATTTGGGAAATGCCAGTGGagtgaaaataaatgcaaataaaaagaggaagataagcaaaaggggagaagcggacgGGCAAAGCGGAACGGGCATACAGAACGAGATGAGCAAGCAAAACCAAACGAGCGAGCAAAACGAAACGAACGAGCAAAACCAAACAAACGAGCAGCGCGAGAGGAAGGACGGCCAAGGAGCCACCTCACAGCCAGACACGACCAGTGACGAACGTAGGGCCCCCCCCGAGACAACCACCTTGGTCGAAaagaaccaaaaaaaaacggccaGCAAAAGCGAAGCGGTAAATAAACCCAAAGGAGCAAAAATCACCCTCAGCGAAGAAgaaacgaaagaaaaaatttacaaatatatgaagCAAACGAATAGACCCTACTCAGTCATTAACGTTTACGACAACCTACACGGCACCATCAGCAAAAACGTCGTCCAAAAGTTAATGGACGAGCTaagtgcagaaaaaaaactgcagtGTAAGGAATATGGGAAAGCCAAAGTATATCTCGTCAACCAAAGGGAATTTAAAAGCCTAAATGTGCAAGAAATGgggaagttaaaaaaggacATGGAAATGATGAGAGAGCAAATGGAAGTGGCCAAGAATGATCTTacccattttgtaaaaataaaaaaaaaaatcattcaaGATTTAGAGCTTGTAGAAAATGTGGgtaaatacaaaaaggagTGCCAGCtagtggaggaggaaatcaAAATGTGTGAAGAGGCAAACAAAGCATGCAAGCTAACTGCTGACGAAATTGGACTGATTAAAAAGCAGCATGGCTACTTGCACGCCATGTGGCTCAAGAGGAAGAGCCTCTGCGTGGAAATAATCAAGTGCGTCGCCACCTTAACGGACAAGGACTCCAAGGGCGTCATCTTCCACTTGGGCATCGACGTCGACGAGGACGTGGTGCCGCCCGGCTTGTACGCCTAGGGTGGTgaggcggtgaagcggtgaagcggcgaagcggcaaagctGCTAATTTGCGAAGCGGTTGAGCTGCAATGCGTCCCCCTCGTCGCTGCCCCGCAAACCGCCAGAAGACCGCTCACCCATGCGCATGTGCGCATGTGCGCAGGCACATcttaaacgaaaaaatgcaccTCACGTTGGCTAGTTCGGCTGCCCCGTCACCTCTATATGTCTTTACCGTGGGGGCAACTTTCAATGAAGGCTCGATTTGCTAGGCGCGAactgtttcttctttttaaattgcttCTTAAATGTTAGCTCCTCCGTGATGATTACCTACCTATACACGCGCGTGCGCAGATGTGTGACGCCATGAAACGAACTAAAGAAAATcaaaggggggggttccTGACAACtgacccccttttgcaatGCACTTATGGCATGTACTATTGTAGAGAGGAACGCCCCGTTCAAAGAGACACGTGAggctttcttcctttctttctttcttcctttttttttttttttttttttttaaattttaacaattttgggGTTACTAAATTGTGggtgcgcaaaaaaaatgaaaaggggaaaacgacaaagtggaaaacggcaaagaggaaaatggTAAAGTGGAAAacggcaaaggggaaaatgacaAACGGTGAGCGGCAAAATCGCAACACACGggagatttatttttacaaactggGAAAGCACCCAAAGTGTACGCTACAAAGGTGTGTACACTTCGACGCACAGGAGTGATTAAGTTAAGAAGCGAATTGagacagggggggaagaaaaaaaaaatcccatcACTGCAGATGGGAAGAAGTTATAACTGCGTTTAATGTGAGACAAATGCCAACTGAACGGGAATCCATTTGGCCATACGCGTGAAAGGAGGATCCACTTTTGGGGGGTCCACCCACGGGGTCCTCTCCACTTGCACACCATTTTGCCACTCaccttcctccttttgggaGCACAACAGAGGATGTGGtgaagtacaaaaaaaaaaaaaaaaaaaaaaatcgctcaAAGGTTAGCTAAGCAGAAGTTCTCTTCTTTACCCAcgccgggggggaggccaaacTACGTCTCCTTCACCACAATTTTGGGGAACACATTCATCGTCTGCAGCTCCTGGAAGAGCAGTTTGCACGCGTAGGGCATCTTCACGAGCGCATTTTTGTCGCACTTTTGGCAGAAGGTGCAATACGTGTCGTAACCCATCATCCCGCAATCTTCGCAAATGTACACATCACACACATCACTGCTTAACATTAATCGCTCCAGTAGCAAATTACTAACACCATATGCTATTAGGCAATCTCTTTCCATTTCACCTAACCGTAACCCTCCTTCTTTCGACCTCCCTTCCGTTGGTTGCCTAGTTAGCAACTGCCTTGGTCCTCTAGCCCTAGCATGGATTTTATCCTGCACCATGTGCTTTAACTTTTGGTAATAAATGGGTCCCATAAAGATGTAGGTTTCTAGCGGTTCCCCCGTCAATCCGGAGTAGAGCAATTCTTTACAGGAGCAGTTGAAACcatatttaaacaaaatggatgccATTTCCTCAAAGGGGGTGCCACTAAAAATGGACCCGTATTTGAATTCTCCATCTAGGACGGCTGATTTAGAGGCTACAAGTTCGAGGAGCTTCCCCACCGTCATACGGGATGGAAATCCATGAGGATTCATAATCAAATCGGGACAGATACCCGATTCTGTAAATGGCATATCTTCCTGGTTAACTAGCAAGCCGACGACTCCCTTCTGGCCATGTCTTGAGCTAAATTTATCCCCCAATTCGGGCAGTCTCGTTTGGcgcataataattttgtagaTTTTTAACCCTTCTGCGTTttctgtaaaaataattttgtccACGTAAGATGGGTACACACTTTTGTACTTTACCTCATTTGACTTTAAATCATTCAAATCGATTTTGCTTATGTCCTTCACGTGatctttcacattttttggtGAGTACTTATTTATGTACACTTGTCCTTCTCTCAGCAGGTATCCTATGGAGACTACTCCGTCGACGTCCAACGCgtggtattttttaatttctttattttggaATCTTTTGGGCTCCTCCACGTTTGAGTCTGCGCCGTTTTCTTCGTGGTCCCTCTCTTCCTTCGCGTGCTGTCGGGGGGGGGCAAGCTGGTCTTCCTGCGCCTGGGGTTGCTTCTCCAGCGTCTCCTGCGCCTCCTGTTTCTCCCGCATCTCCTGCTTTTCCCGCTTCTCGCGCCTgtcccgcttctccctgcGCTGCCTCTCCTGCCGCTGCTGCAGCTTGCTGATGGccaggggggagggcagGACCAGGTCGTTGGACCCGTTGAAGTACTTCTTCAGCTCCACGGCGTGCTTCCTCAGAGACATGCACCGCCCGAAGCCCCGGTCGATGGAGGATTTGTTCATCACGATCGCGTCCTCGATATCATACCCGCAGAAACTCATAACCGCCACGATGGCATTCTGCCCAGCAGGCAGCTTctcaaaattaataaattcgATGGTCTTCGATTTGACGAGCGGTTTCTGGGGGTACACAAGCAGATACAGCAGAGTGTCGCACCGAACGAACTGATTATACCCAATGGCCCCAATGGCTTGTTTCCCCATAGCACATTGGTAGGTGTTCCTCGGACTCTGGTTATGATTCGGATAGGGAATAAGTCCAGCCACCACCCCCAATATGGTGAGAGGGTCTATTTCTAGATGAGTCGTATTCACCGAAATGTCAGATTCGTTCAAAGCGATAAGCAGATTGTTCTGTTCATTCACGTCTATCCACTCGATGACTGAACTTTTAAGTAAATCAAAAAAGTTAATGATCCCCTTTTCCAGCGATAGGATATGTTCCTGGGACAGTTTGGATTTCCCATTCTCCACGATGATTAGCGGTCTGCATAACCTCCCACCATCCGTCGAAATGTAAATAGCGTTATGCAGAAAATTGTCATATATAGAAACGAACTGCCCTATTTTCCCATACCTTCTTAGGCACCTAATTCGCCTCATAAATATGCGTGGCTTCTTATGCACACCTAGAAGGATTCCATTGAAGATTACAAAGAAGATTCCCTGCTTGTACATTTCCTCTCCTGTTAAACTGTCACTATCTTCCACCCCTAAGGTGTATAATATTTCTATTAAATGTTCATTATTCTCATTATCATTCGTAACATGCGTCATGAGagctaaattttttacaagtCCACAGGATTCCCCTTCTGGAGTATCACAGGGGCATAGGACTCCCCACTGGGATGGCTGCAATGCTCTTGGCCCACTCAcctttcttcccttttcaaaCTGAGAATTCAGTCTGGTCATCATTCCGATGCATGCGATGAAGGATAAACGGGAGAGCACCTGTGACACTCCACTTTTCTCCATCTTAAACCTCTTAATGTTCCAGTTTCCGGTGGATATGGCCGCCTGCATCCCCCTTGTGATGATATCTTTTGGGAGGCTCCTAAACACATCTGGGTAGGTATCATTAACATTCCCGCTATATTTCAACTTAGATGTGTAATTGCTTTGCATGTACTTGCTGAGCGTCTGGTCTATCTGCTTCTTTAGGGTGAAATAGAACCGCTTGTAAAGGTCCTCGAACAGGAGGGATATTAGCTGCCCAGCTAGCTCCAGCCTCTTATTACCATAATAGTCCTTATCATCCAACTCGTTCTTATTATTTGCGCCATCTAGAACCCGTCTAATCATGAGACAGATGCATCTAGCTTTGTTTCGAAAATCATACTTGTTCTTCTGCTGAATGTGGGATAGGAGAACTCTGCTTAGAAAATCTAGCCCCTCCTCGATGAtgtccttttcatttttcacttgCTTTTCCTTCATGGAGCTGAAGAACCCCTTGGCTAGTAGCCTCGGCCTGATTTTCTTCCCTATGTAGAGCAGTGCATCTAAGTTGGTCTTTATATTCTCGCTATACAACTCGTAGAGGGAGAGCAAAATCCCGTTCAGGTAATTTCTATGCGACCCTATCATTTGGAATATTTCCTGGTCACTCTCGTACCCCATGGCTCT carries:
- a CDS encoding hypothetical protein, conserved (encoded by transcript PVX_084360A), giving the protein MKNNKSRGGNKKKVERAKGGGIIPGNLDSPKIALQNGGAIDEQKGEAREGTHVEVTQQEDQNKPSDGHQTADENFEGDKMISASPSSVCAPVQVPPSGKKVECPKKESNRKKAQKGRAVVKKGAASHAVSVAAAPASAAGDMNMEKEKQSGNNKKRNKPSSGKNSKKGEQKVTPGEDSKKGVEEKTKGEIAYEGTTPINEQPVIGSDLEQSNAEREAAIISPDHQMLESEAGKNCEDPHVDLGNASGVKINANKKRKISKRGEADGQSGTGIQNEMSKQNQTSEQNETNEQNQTNEQRERKDGQGATSQPDTTSDERRAPPETTTLVEKNQKKTASKSEAVNKPKGAKITLSEEETKEKIYKYMKQTNRPYSVINVYDNLHGTISKNVVQKLMDELSAEKKLQCKEYGKAKVYLVNQREFKSLNVQEMGKLKKDMEMMREQMEVAKNDLTHFVKIKKKIIQDLELVENVGKYKKECQLVEEEIKMCEEANKACKLTADEIGLIKKQHGYLHAMWLKRKSLCVEIIKCVATLTDKDSKGVIFHLGIDVDEDVVPPGLYA
- a CDS encoding DNA-directed RNA polymerase III subunit, putative (encoded by transcript PVX_084365A) is translated as MKGVIRIKAKKKKGKTEEGNEDNVEVNDGVEGKPADAKGEGAPEHRVKEVKEAGGIGRAKEDPLTRRQKEEGGGEEKFKIKIGESDDEVSSISPAGDVNEYKNVGEGTARGSASLGKNVKKQDNICEGYTLGVAQRSEQAEVVNEPLAQFRENKPNCRTHNGVKSEAVGSGHPHFDDPGSIPNRGKNTEENFSELVVKSGAHNKKIYEESKDIKNVTEKWKLLPAYLKVKGLVKQHIESYNYFIKQEIKTIMNATTNKILKSDIDEHFYVEFLDIFVGKPSVEENMIETNLTPQICRQRDLTYSAPIYVDVEYVKGSNIIRKNNVEIGRLPVMLRSDICILNNKSEEELMKLGECPYDPGGYFIVKGTERVLLMQEQLSKNRIIVEMDIKHNICATITSTTAESKSRCAIVYKNNKLYLKHNSFIEDIGVCIILRAMGYESDQEIFQMIGSHRNYLNGILLSLYELYSENIKTNLDALLYIGKKIRPRLLAKGFFSSMKEKQVKNEKDIIEEGLDFLSRVLLSHIQQKNKYDFRNKARCICLMIRRVLDGANNKNELDDKDYYGNKRLELAGQLISLLFEDLYKRFYFTLKKQIDQTLSKYMQSNYTSKLKYSGNVNDTYPDVFRSLPKDIITRGMQAAISTGNWNIKRFKMEKSGVSQVLSRLSFIACIGMMTRLNSQFEKGRKVSGPRALQPSQWGVLCPCDTPEGESCGLVKNLALMTHVTNDNENNEHLIEILYTLGVEDSDSLTGEEMYKQGIFFVIFNGILLGVHKKPRIFMRRIRCLRRYGKIGQFVSIYDNFLHNAIYISTDGGRLCRPLIIVENGKSKLSQEHILSLEKGIINFFDLLKSSVIEWIDVNEQNNLLIALNESDISVNTTHLEIDPLTILGVVAGLIPYPNHNQSPRNTYQCAMGKQAIGAIGYNQFVRCDTLLYLLVYPQKPLVKSKTIEFINFEKLPAGQNAIVAVMSFCGYDIEDAIVMNKSSIDRGFGRCMSLRKHAVELKKYFNGSNDLVLPSPLAISKLQQRQERQRREKRDRREKREKQEMREKQEAQETLEKQPQAQEDQLAPPRQHAKEERDHEENGADSNVEEPKRFQNKEIKKYHALDVDGVVSIGYLLREGQVYINKYSPKNVKDHVKDISKIDLNDLKSNEVKYKSVYPSYVDKIIFTENAEGLKIYKIIMRQTRLPELGDKFSSRHGQKGVVGLLVNQEDMPFTESGICPDLIMNPHGFPSRMTVGKLLELVASKSAVLDGEFKYGSIFSGTPFEEMASILFKYGFNCSCKELLYSGLTGEPLETYIFMGPIYYQKLKHMVQDKIHARARGPRQLLTRQPTEGRSKEGGLRLGEMERDCLIAYGVSNLLLERLMLSSDVCDVYICEDCGMMGYDTYCTFCQKCDKNALVKMPYACKLLFQELQTMNVFPKIVVKET